One segment of Rosa chinensis cultivar Old Blush chromosome 6, RchiOBHm-V2, whole genome shotgun sequence DNA contains the following:
- the LOC112170008 gene encoding transcription factor ORG2, which translates to MLALSPPLFSTIGWPLEDHPISHDHNYFSAESSLLHFPTTLQPQFDKLDHSTPSTAISGEGNSSSMTKKLNHNASERDRRKKINNLYSSLRSLVPADHAKKLSIPATVSRVLKYIPELQQQVDGLIQKRDELLSKISKQENVILQEEKQVKSTARRSRSSLSAVSTTRLSDSEVAIQISTLDSTHNFISRILQSLEEDGLEILNASSFESSGGRVFYNLHLQVDMFHRLECENLSEKLMSFYA; encoded by the exons TATTTTCAACAATTGGATGGCCCTTGGAGGATCATCCCATAAGTCATGACCATAACTATTTCTCAGCAGAATCATCGCTTCTTCATTTCCCTACAACTCTGCAGCCACAGTTTGATAAGCTTGATCACTCCACGCCATCCACCGCAATCAGCGGCGAGGGCAACAGTTCTTCAATGACTAAGAAGCTTAACCACAATGCTAGTGAGCGTGACCGCCGCAAGAAGATCAACAACTTGTACTCATCACTGCGTTCTCTCGTTCCCGCAGATCATGCG AAAAAATTAAGCATTCCAGCCACAGTTTCGCGGGTGCTGAAATACATTCCAGAGCTCCAGCAGCAAGTGGACGGACTAATTCAAAAAAGAGACGAGCTTTTGTCGAAAATTTCTAAGCAAGAAAATGTAATATTACAAgaggaaaagcaagtaaaaagCACAGCTCGGAGGAGTAGGAGCTCATTATCTGCTGTTTCAACAACCCGTCTTAGTGATAGTGAAGTTGCCATTCAAATATCCACACTTGATTCCACCCACAATTTCATATCTCGGATTTTGCAAAGTCTGGAGGAGGATGGGCTTGAAATACTGAATGCTTCTTCTTTTGAGTCCTCTGGAGGGAGGGTCTTCTATAATTTACATCTCCAG GTAGATATGTTCCATAGGTTGGAATGTGAGAATTTAAGCGAGAAGCTCATGTCCTTCTACGCATAA